Proteins co-encoded in one Gopherus evgoodei ecotype Sinaloan lineage chromosome 4, rGopEvg1_v1.p, whole genome shotgun sequence genomic window:
- the TALDO1 gene encoding transaldolase, producing MSVSPVKRPKMESALEQLKQHTTVVADTGDFHAIDQYKPLDATTNPSLILAAAQMPAYQELVEDAIEYGKKLGGSEDEQVQNASDKLFVLFGAEILKRIPGRVSTEVDARLSFDKEGMIKRAKRLIDLYKEAGIGKDRILIKLSSTWEGIQAGKVLEEEYGIHCNMTLLFSFAQAVACAEAGVTLISPFVGRILDWHVANTDKKTFEPSEDPGVKSVTKIYNYYKKFGYKTIVMGASFRNTGEIKALTGCDYLTISPKLLGELSKENTKLTPTLSAKDAQTSNLEKIHMDEKTFRWEHNEDQMAVEKLSDGIRKFAADAVKLERMLKERMFSTKNGK from the exons ATGTCAGTGTCCCCCGTGAAGCGGCCGAAGATGGAGTCCGCGCTGGAGCAGCTTAAGCAGCACACCACGGTGGTGGCGGACACCGGCGACTTCCATG CAATTGATCAGTACAAGCCTCTGGATGCTACTACAAACCCATCCTTGATACTAGCTGCAGCTCAAATGCCAGCTTACCAGGAATTAGTAGAGGATGCTATTGAGTATGGAAAAAAACTTGGTGG GTCAGAAGACGAACAGGTCCAAAATGCAAGTGACAAACTTTTTGTGTTGTTTGGGGCAGAAATACTGAAGAGGATACCAGGTCGTGTGTCCACAGAAGTAGATGCAAG GTTGTCCTTTGATAAGGAAGGAATGATTAAGAGAGCTAAGCGCCTCATTGACCTTTATAAGGAAGCAGGAATTGGTAAAGATCGCATTCTCATAAAACTGTCATCAACGTGGGAGGGGATTCAGGCAGGCAA ggttCTGGAAGAAGAGTATGGAATCCATTGCAACATGACCTTACTCTTCTCCTTTGCTCAGGCAGTGGCCTGTGCTGAAGCTGGGGTCACCCTAATTTCCCCCTTTGTAGGGCGTATCCTGGATTGGCATGTTGCAAACACAGACAAGAAGACTTTTGAGCCCTCAGAGGACCCAG GGGTGAAGAGTGTCACTAAAATCTATAATTACTACAAAAAGTTTGGCTACAAAACTATTGTGATGGGTGCTTCATTCCGAAACACTGGGGAGATTAAAGCACTGACAGGCTGTGACTATCTTACCATTTCACCTAAGCTTCTGGGAGAGCTCAGTAAAGAGAACACCAAGCTAACTCCCACACTCAGTGCTAAAGATG CTCAGACATCTAACCTTGAGAAGATTCACATGGATGAGAAGACATTCCGCTGGGAACATAATGAAGACCAAATGGCTGTGGAGAAATTATCAGATGGGATCAGGAAATTTGCTGCTGATGCAGTTAAATTGGAGAGAATGTTGAAG GAACGAATGTTCAGTACTAAAAATGGAAAGTAG